A single Chryseobacterium shigense DNA region contains:
- a CDS encoding 5' nucleotidase, NT5C type: protein MKKVIVDMDGVMADVYHQLMQFEKRDSGKEMEIATLKGLPEAESFPNSKKHVNEIGFFRTLPVMEGSREALEYINNKYELYIVSAGMEFPNSLREKYDWLAEHFPFISWEQIVLCGSKKVVHGDIMIDDYPKNLDHFAGEKFIFTQPHNELIENESYKRVHSWEEIMSIL, encoded by the coding sequence ATGAAAAAGGTAATTGTAGATATGGACGGGGTAATGGCAGATGTCTATCACCAGCTTATGCAGTTTGAAAAAAGAGATTCAGGGAAAGAAATGGAGATCGCCACACTGAAAGGACTTCCTGAAGCTGAATCTTTTCCCAATAGTAAGAAACACGTTAATGAAATTGGATTTTTCAGAACACTTCCCGTTATGGAAGGAAGCCGCGAAGCTTTGGAATATATAAATAACAAATACGAATTATACATTGTTTCAGCAGGAATGGAGTTCCCGAACAGCTTAAGAGAAAAATACGACTGGCTGGCAGAGCATTTTCCTTTTATCAGCTGGGAACAGATTGTTTTATGCGGAAGTAAGAAAGTGGTTCACGGAGATATTATGATTGATGATTACCCGAAAAACCTGGATCACTTTGCAGGAGAAAAATTTATTTTTACCCAGCCTCATAATGAGCTGATAGAAAACGAAAGCTACAAAAGAGTACATTCATGGGAGGAGATCATGAGTATTCTGTAA
- a CDS encoding glycoside hydrolase family 25 protein, translated as MTPEKYTKKTAKKVHENRRKNYFFRRKVILAILIIALIGTGFYLKQSVSYYYALYFNKFHHKKLHNSEAEAVRIQKILTANLDKTYGFDVSHYQNKEDIKWDSLSIGNKTIPLEFVVMRATMGNRNADKHFDEFWVEAQKHNLIRGAYHFYRADEDPVIQANNFLANVKLESGDLPPILDIEKIPKRKTNKKLVEDLKVWCKIIEETYGEKPIIYTYYHYYKDFLKGEFDDYPLWLANYNDVPTPAPNDHWDFWQFTENGIVHGINTKVDLDIYNGSSWSLKRLTLD; from the coding sequence ATGACACCAGAAAAGTACACCAAAAAAACTGCCAAAAAAGTACATGAGAACCGCCGGAAGAATTATTTTTTCCGACGAAAAGTGATATTGGCTATTTTAATTATTGCTTTAATAGGAACAGGGTTTTATCTGAAGCAATCCGTCAGCTATTATTATGCGTTGTATTTTAATAAATTTCATCATAAAAAACTGCATAACAGTGAAGCAGAAGCAGTCAGAATCCAGAAAATCCTTACGGCTAATCTGGACAAGACGTATGGTTTTGATGTTTCCCATTACCAAAATAAAGAAGATATCAAATGGGACAGCCTGAGCATCGGGAATAAAACAATCCCTCTTGAATTTGTTGTGATGCGTGCCACAATGGGCAACCGGAATGCAGATAAGCATTTTGATGAGTTCTGGGTGGAAGCACAAAAGCACAACCTGATTCGCGGAGCTTACCATTTTTACAGGGCTGATGAGGATCCTGTAATCCAGGCCAATAATTTTCTAGCTAATGTAAAACTTGAAAGCGGTGACCTTCCACCCATTCTGGATATTGAAAAGATTCCCAAGCGTAAAACGAATAAAAAGCTGGTTGAAGATCTGAAAGTCTGGTGCAAGATTATTGAAGAAACTTATGGGGAAAAGCCGATCATCTATACGTATTATCATTACTATAAAGATTTTCTGAAAGGAGAATTCGATGACTATCCTTTATGGCTGGCCAATTATAATGATGTCCCCACTCCTGCTCCCAATGATCACTGGGATTTCTGGCAGTTTACGGAAAATGGGATTGTTCACGGGATTAATACCAAAGTGGATCTTGACATTTATAACGGAAGCTCCTGGTCTTTGAAAAGGCTAACGCTGGATTGA
- a CDS encoding ABC-F family ATP-binding cassette domain-containing protein: MNYVSAENLTKSYGIKVLFKDISFHINEGDKIAIVAKNGSGKSTLLKILMGKEIADSGTVVINKDIQVVLFDQEIDYNPELTIDEFMMTLDSEPILALKNYHKSLHSTDDAFIEKALNDMEAHKAWDLENEMKQILSQLKITDLDAKMGTLSGGQVKRVALAKLLTETRAEHKHTLLIMDEPTNHLDVEMVEWLENYLTKAKITLLLVTHDRYFLDSVCDIIWEMEDQNLYLHNGSYATYLENKMIREDNMSATIDKANNLYRKELEWMRRQPKARTTKSKSRIDAFYETEKVAKTDTSKQALELDFEMKRLGNKILELKNIDKSFGDKLLLKDFSYQFQRGEKVGIVGKNGAGKSTLLNIIQGYEKFDKGDIETGETISFGYFSQKGLKYKEDERVIDFIKEIAEFYPLANGKSLSASQFLRLFLFDDQTQYSPISKLSGGEKRRLHLMYILYQNPNFLIFDEPTNDLDLPTLTVLENFLQQFQGSLIIVSHDRYFMDRIVDHILAFEGNGKIRDFTGNFSEYREAKSREDAMEKNTAPKPEPVKEIIATPEVPPVSSKKRKMTFKEQRELETIEKEMPELEQQRSKIMGQLNNETDYEKVAKLSAELETVSEKLEEYEMRWLELQEI; the protein is encoded by the coding sequence ATGAATTACGTTTCTGCAGAAAATCTCACTAAATCTTACGGTATCAAAGTTTTATTCAAGGATATCTCTTTCCACATCAATGAAGGGGACAAAATTGCTATTGTTGCCAAAAACGGAAGCGGAAAATCTACCCTGCTGAAAATATTAATGGGAAAAGAAATTGCAGACAGCGGTACTGTGGTAATTAATAAAGATATCCAGGTTGTTCTGTTTGATCAGGAAATTGATTATAACCCGGAGCTTACGATTGATGAGTTTATGATGACTTTGGATTCGGAGCCTATTCTCGCCCTTAAAAATTATCACAAATCTCTTCATTCTACAGACGATGCTTTCATTGAAAAAGCATTGAACGATATGGAAGCCCACAAGGCCTGGGATCTGGAAAACGAAATGAAACAGATCCTCTCCCAGCTTAAAATTACAGATCTTGATGCTAAAATGGGAACTCTTTCCGGAGGACAGGTAAAACGTGTTGCCCTGGCAAAACTTTTAACAGAAACCAGAGCAGAGCATAAACATACCCTTCTGATCATGGATGAGCCTACCAACCATCTGGATGTGGAAATGGTGGAATGGCTTGAAAATTATCTCACCAAAGCAAAAATCACATTGCTGCTGGTTACCCACGACCGTTATTTCTTGGACAGTGTTTGTGACATTATCTGGGAAATGGAGGATCAGAACCTTTATCTTCACAATGGTTCATATGCTACATATCTCGAAAACAAGATGATTCGTGAAGATAATATGAGTGCCACCATTGATAAAGCCAACAACCTTTACAGAAAGGAGCTTGAATGGATGCGCAGACAGCCTAAAGCACGTACTACAAAATCAAAAAGCAGGATTGATGCTTTCTACGAAACTGAGAAAGTAGCTAAAACCGACACCAGCAAACAGGCACTTGAACTTGATTTTGAGATGAAACGCCTCGGTAATAAGATTCTTGAACTGAAGAATATTGATAAGAGCTTCGGAGACAAATTATTACTGAAAGATTTCAGCTACCAGTTCCAGCGTGGAGAAAAAGTAGGAATTGTAGGTAAAAACGGAGCCGGAAAATCCACATTATTAAATATTATCCAGGGTTATGAAAAATTTGACAAGGGTGATATTGAAACCGGAGAAACCATTTCTTTCGGATATTTTTCACAAAAGGGACTGAAATATAAGGAAGATGAGCGTGTTATAGATTTCATCAAGGAAATTGCAGAATTTTATCCTCTTGCCAATGGAAAAAGCCTTTCTGCATCACAGTTTTTAAGATTGTTCCTATTTGACGACCAGACGCAGTATTCTCCTATCTCAAAACTGTCCGGCGGTGAAAAAAGAAGGCTTCACCTGATGTATATTCTTTATCAGAATCCTAATTTCCTGATTTTCGATGAACCTACAAATGATCTTGACCTTCCGACACTGACTGTCCTTGAAAATTTCCTGCAGCAGTTCCAGGGTTCACTGATCATAGTGTCTCACGACAGATATTTCATGGACAGAATTGTAGACCACATCCTCGCCTTTGAAGGAAACGGAAAGATCAGGGATTTTACAGGAAATTTCTCAGAATACAGGGAAGCGAAAAGCCGTGAGGATGCAATGGAAAAAAATACAGCACCAAAACCTGAACCCGTTAAAGAGATTATTGCAACACCCGAAGTTCCCCCAGTTTCTTCCAAAAAGAGAAAAATGACTTTTAAAGAGCAAAGGGAACTGGAAACCATAGAAAAAGAAATGCCTGAACTGGAGCAGCAACGTTCTAAGATCATGGGTCAGCTTAACAATGAAACGGATTACGAAAAAGTGGCAAAGCTTTCTGCCGAACTGGAAACTGTTTCCGAAAAGCTTGAAGAATATGAAATGAGATGGCTGGAGCTTCAGGAGATATAA
- a CDS encoding alpha/beta fold hydrolase: protein MKKFNALCILLAAYSFNAQVISGTVISKNENQPVPYVKIGIEKENAGTVSDEKGNFSIDLSRFDPSRKLKVEVPGYELYTETVQDFRNQNHHQIFLKEKIKDIKEVNIKVKKLVDKNWGVNTKTKHVLYSVNPKFRKVDFLGETALEFNTSRRSKIKNINLNIASYVSDKPVLMRYSIYTEKNGFPDKNILDEEITVELTQDMIKDGTYTLDVNDRNIWVQGKFFIGIQFLKEFDGMIKISAALFRTGFMRTFYGDWHKMALAAPAINIDVKVDKSAKNIKDETGASGDDLEGLISDTSQYKTEAESSVYGKNNSSGNYLELKDTKLYYEIYGEGEPLFLLHGNSGSIQDFYQQIPVLSKQFKVIAIDTRGQGKSMDTSRKDFTYTQFADDVKALADKLGLNKINIAGWSDGGITGLEFALKYPENCNKVIAIGANAFPEGVDDRLVSHMKNQLLVLNIENKPEKFNEKRLVKIMLNEPHISKKDLTKIKNPVLVIAGDKDVIKQEHTEMMAKQMPNAELKIYKDATHMIPFEKADELNGDILKFLGK from the coding sequence ATGAAAAAATTTAATGCTCTATGCATTCTATTAGCTGCTTATTCCTTCAACGCACAGGTGATTTCCGGAACGGTAATTTCTAAAAACGAGAACCAGCCCGTTCCTTACGTGAAAATCGGGATTGAAAAGGAAAATGCCGGCACAGTTTCCGATGAAAAAGGAAACTTTAGTATTGATCTTTCAAGATTTGACCCTTCACGAAAACTCAAAGTGGAAGTTCCCGGTTATGAGCTGTATACGGAAACCGTACAGGATTTCAGAAATCAGAACCATCACCAGATATTTTTAAAGGAAAAAATTAAAGATATAAAGGAAGTTAATATTAAAGTTAAAAAACTGGTTGATAAGAACTGGGGTGTCAATACCAAAACGAAACATGTTCTCTATTCTGTGAATCCCAAGTTCAGAAAAGTAGATTTTCTTGGTGAAACAGCACTGGAATTTAATACCAGCAGAAGATCCAAAATCAAAAACATCAACCTGAATATTGCAAGCTATGTTTCAGATAAACCTGTACTGATGAGATACAGCATTTATACGGAAAAAAACGGTTTTCCCGATAAAAATATTCTGGATGAGGAAATCACAGTAGAGCTTACACAGGATATGATCAAAGACGGAACTTATACACTGGATGTTAATGATCGTAATATATGGGTACAGGGGAAATTTTTTATCGGAATTCAGTTTTTAAAAGAATTTGACGGAATGATCAAGATCAGTGCAGCCCTTTTCAGGACCGGTTTTATGAGGACATTTTATGGAGACTGGCACAAAATGGCATTGGCAGCACCAGCCATTAATATAGACGTAAAAGTAGATAAAAGCGCAAAAAATATCAAAGATGAAACCGGTGCTTCCGGAGATGACCTTGAAGGATTAATCTCTGATACCTCCCAGTATAAAACAGAAGCAGAAAGTTCTGTATATGGGAAAAATAATTCCTCCGGAAACTATCTCGAATTAAAAGATACAAAACTATATTATGAAATATATGGTGAAGGAGAGCCGCTTTTTCTTCTTCATGGAAATTCAGGAAGCATACAGGATTTTTATCAGCAGATTCCGGTTCTTTCCAAACAGTTTAAAGTAATTGCCATAGATACAAGAGGGCAGGGTAAAAGTATGGATACTTCCAGAAAAGATTTTACCTACACCCAGTTTGCAGATGATGTAAAAGCGCTTGCAGATAAGCTGGGATTAAATAAAATAAATATTGCCGGCTGGAGTGACGGAGGTATCACAGGGCTGGAATTTGCCCTGAAGTATCCGGAAAACTGTAACAAAGTAATTGCAATTGGTGCCAATGCTTTCCCTGAAGGTGTTGACGACAGGCTCGTTTCCCATATGAAGAATCAGCTGCTGGTATTGAATATTGAGAATAAACCTGAAAAGTTCAATGAAAAAAGACTGGTGAAGATCATGCTGAATGAGCCTCATATCAGTAAAAAAGATCTCACAAAGATCAAAAATCCGGTATTGGTTATTGCAGGGGACAAAGATGTTATCAAGCAGGAGCATACCGAAATGATGGCAAAGCAAATGCCTAATGCCGAACTTAAGATCTATAAAGACGCCACCCATATGATTCCGTTTGAGAAAGCAGATGAACTGAATGGAGATATTCTGAAGTTTCTGGGGAAATGA